Proteins co-encoded in one Sulfuricaulis limicola genomic window:
- the speA gene encoding biosynthetic arginine decarboxylase, whose translation MIDWSIQKARDTYNIAHWSGGYFDINSKGHLLCRPDGRAEHPGIDMFELSREIKAAGLSLPVLVRFSDILRHRVETLCRAFDRAMQADAYRGQYTSVYPIKVNQQKSVVEKILARDDGRVGLEAGSKPELLAVLAQSRQDGGVVVCNGYKDREYIRLALIGLALGHRVYIVVEKPTELELVIQESRNLGITPLIGLRMRLASIGAGKWQNSGGEKSKFGLSASQVLDAIARLRAVSLLPSLQMMHFHMGSQIANIQHIQLGMREAARYYAEFRAAGADIKVLNVGGGLGVDYEGTRSRSFCSMNYSIDEYAHNIVHAISEICAEKKLPHPDIVTESGRAVTAHHAVLITNVVDTESAPGADSVPKATENEPAIIRDLWQTLATLSERSVVEAYHDAAYRLSEAQGMFSHGVLTLAQRARAEQIYFAICWKVRELLQPASRTHREILDELNEKLADKYFCNFSLFQSMPDHWAIDQIFPVVPLNRLNEPPTRRGVMQDITCDSDGSIDLYVDGEGIDSTLPLHPLRENEPYLLGIFLVGAYQEILGDMHNLFGDTDSIHVELLPDGSHRLLAAARGDTVDSVLRYVHFNADDLLASYRAKIERAKSLSAESRETYLAELSEGLKGYTYLED comes from the coding sequence CAACATCGCCCACTGGAGTGGCGGCTACTTCGACATCAACAGCAAGGGCCACCTCCTGTGCCGGCCCGACGGCCGCGCCGAGCATCCCGGCATCGACATGTTCGAGCTGTCCCGCGAGATCAAGGCCGCCGGCCTGTCGCTGCCGGTGCTGGTGCGCTTCTCCGACATCCTGCGCCACCGCGTCGAAACGCTGTGCCGCGCCTTCGACCGCGCCATGCAGGCCGACGCTTACCGCGGTCAATACACCTCGGTTTACCCGATCAAGGTCAACCAGCAGAAAAGCGTGGTCGAGAAAATCCTCGCGCGCGACGACGGGCGCGTCGGGCTCGAGGCCGGCTCCAAGCCGGAACTGCTGGCGGTGCTGGCGCAGTCGCGCCAGGACGGCGGCGTGGTGGTGTGCAACGGTTACAAGGACCGCGAGTACATCCGGCTGGCGCTGATCGGACTGGCGCTGGGCCACCGCGTTTACATCGTCGTGGAAAAACCGACGGAGCTCGAGCTGGTCATCCAGGAATCCAGAAATCTGGGTATCACCCCGCTGATCGGCTTGCGCATGCGTCTGGCCTCGATCGGCGCTGGCAAATGGCAGAACTCCGGCGGCGAGAAATCCAAGTTCGGCCTGTCGGCCTCGCAGGTGCTGGACGCCATCGCGCGCCTGCGCGCGGTCAGCCTGCTGCCGTCGCTGCAGATGATGCACTTTCACATGGGCTCGCAGATTGCCAACATCCAGCACATCCAGCTGGGCATGCGCGAGGCGGCGCGCTACTACGCCGAATTCCGCGCCGCCGGCGCGGATATCAAGGTACTGAACGTCGGCGGCGGACTGGGCGTGGACTACGAGGGCACGCGCTCGCGCAGCTTCTGCTCCATGAATTACTCGATCGACGAGTACGCGCACAACATCGTGCATGCCATCAGCGAAATCTGCGCCGAGAAGAAGCTGCCGCATCCCGACATCGTCACCGAATCCGGACGCGCCGTGACCGCGCACCACGCGGTGCTCATCACCAACGTGGTGGACACCGAATCGGCCCCGGGCGCGGACTCGGTGCCGAAGGCAACGGAGAACGAACCGGCCATCATCCGCGACCTGTGGCAGACGCTCGCCACGCTGTCGGAGCGCTCCGTGGTCGAGGCCTATCACGACGCCGCCTACCGGCTGTCCGAGGCGCAGGGCATGTTCAGCCACGGCGTGCTGACGCTGGCGCAACGCGCGCGCGCCGAGCAGATTTATTTCGCCATCTGCTGGAAGGTGCGCGAACTGTTGCAGCCGGCGAGCCGCACGCACCGCGAGATTCTCGACGAGCTGAACGAAAAGCTGGCGGACAAGTATTTCTGCAATTTCTCGCTGTTCCAGTCCATGCCCGATCACTGGGCCATCGACCAGATCTTCCCGGTGGTGCCGCTCAATCGCCTGAACGAGCCGCCCACGCGCCGTGGCGTGATGCAGGACATCACATGCGATTCCGACGGCAGCATCGACCTGTACGTGGACGGCGAGGGCATCGATTCCACGCTGCCGCTGCACCCGTTGCGCGAGAACGAGCCTTATTTGCTGGGGATTTTCCTGGTCGGCGCCTACCAGGAGATTCTCGGCGACATGCACAACCTGTTCGGCGACACCGATTCCATCCACGTGGAACTGCTGCCCGACGGCAGCCACCGGCTGCTCGCCGCCGCGCGCGGCGACACCGTGGACTCGGTGCTGCGCTACGTGCATTTCAACGCCGACGACCTGCTCGCCTCCTACCGCGCCAAGATCGAGCGCGCCAAATCGCTCAGTGCGGAGAGTCGCGAAACCTATCTTGCCGAACTCTCGGAGGGGTTGAAGGGTTATACCTATCTGGAAGACTGA
- a CDS encoding SPOR domain-containing protein, translating to MARRRRSFSVRRFRKPGWLFLLVGIGIGVAGVMLWQMYSHRGDGRSGLGNLFSSINKPAEKPVKKEPEPAKPPKPKFDFYTILPETETVLPERRARAKPVQAKPEEGVSYILQAGSFAGFEEADNMKARLALGGLVAHIQKITIEGKGEYHRVRLGPYENIDQLDATAAQLQKMGIKAIRLKVKKGETG from the coding sequence ATGGCTCGCAGGCGCAGAAGTTTCTCGGTACGCCGTTTCCGCAAACCCGGTTGGCTGTTCCTGCTGGTGGGTATCGGCATCGGTGTGGCGGGCGTGATGCTGTGGCAGATGTACTCCCACCGTGGCGACGGCCGCAGCGGCCTGGGGAATCTTTTTTCCAGCATCAACAAACCTGCGGAAAAACCGGTTAAAAAAGAACCGGAACCGGCAAAGCCCCCCAAGCCGAAATTCGATTTCTACACCATCCTGCCGGAGACCGAGACCGTGCTGCCGGAACGGCGCGCGCGCGCCAAGCCGGTCCAGGCCAAACCGGAAGAGGGCGTCAGCTATATCCTGCAGGCTGGCTCGTTCGCGGGCTTCGAAGAGGCCGACAACATGAAGGCCCGGCTCGCGCTCGGGGGCCTGGTGGCGCACATCCAGAAAATCACCATCGAGGGCAAGGGCGAGTATCACCGCGTGCGCCTCGGGCCTTACGAGAATATCGATCAGCTCGACGCCACCGCCGCGCAGCTGCAGAAAATGGGCATCAAGGCGATCCGGCTCAAGGTCAAAAAGGGCGAAACCGGCTAG